The sequence below is a genomic window from Flagellimonas marinaquae.
TCTAAGGTCCCGTACCTGTCATCGATCCCTAAGATCTTAGCTGTGTTGCCTGTAATCAATTGAAGTGCTGTTTCTTTGTCCAGGCCTTGCGCTACGGTTTGACCTGCATAAAATGCAAGATTCCTGGTTTGGAAATTGGCCGCGTCCTCATTTTGTAATCCCACCAGCAGTCCTGCATCCAGCAATAGTTTTGGCAATTTGTACGTGATATCGTAATCGTCGTCATCAAAATTGGGCAGGGAGTGGGTACGACCTACAAGCACAGGAATGTTGTGTGATTTTAACAGGTCGGCAATTTTATTGGCTCGGTATCCGCCAATGATCACCACATTCTTAACCCCCATGTCCTTGGACAACAAAACGGCATCTGTAATCTCCTTTTCACCATCGGCATGTATGTAAAGGCGTTGAGACCCATCAAATAGTCCTTGCATGGCTGCAAACGGTAGGTTTTTCTCTTTTCCGCCTGCTTTGCCATAAGCAATGGAGTTAAGAAAGAACATTTTTATGTCCTCCATCTCCTTGCCATACTCTTTATTGGGGATAAACCCTCTTTCTTCGCCCATCCACCATCGGCCTCTTCTAAAAAAGTTCGGCCAGTTCAAATGGATTCCATCATCTGTTTTAATGGAGGCGTCCTCCCAGTTCCATGCATCGAACTGAACAATGCTTGAGGTGCCGGAGATGGTCCCTCCCTGAGGGGTGACTTGTCCGATCAATACACCGTTGGGACGCATACTTTCCACTACTTGAGATTCTGCATTATAGGCAATTATGCTCCGTACATGCGGAATCATTTCACCTATTTCATCTTGATCATCACTGGCCCTAACGGCATCGACCTCTACC
It includes:
- a CDS encoding amidohydrolase family protein, giving the protein MKKIFLIIAIVFGVSLNAQQTPAPPQSEQIAIIGATAHIGNGEVIENCTIVFKDGKITAIGADLMVPTIGTMINAEGKHVYPGFIAPSKSLGLVEVDAVRASDDQDEIGEMIPHVRSIIAYNAESQVVESMRPNGVLIGQVTPQGGTISGTSSIVQFDAWNWEDASIKTDDGIHLNWPNFFRRGRWWMGEERGFIPNKEYGKEMEDIKMFFLNSIAYGKAGGKEKNLPFAAMQGLFDGSQRLYIHADGEKEITDAVLLSKDMGVKNVVIIGGYRANKIADLLKSHNIPVLVGRTHSLPNFDDDDYDITYKLPKLLLDAGLLVGLQNEDAANFQTRNLAFYAGQTVAQGLDKETALQLITGNTAKILGIDDRYGTLEEGKSATLFISEGDALDMRTNKLSKAYIDGRDVSLETHQTELWKRYMEKYDREKTGQ